A DNA window from Kitasatospora atroaurantiaca contains the following coding sequences:
- a CDS encoding sugar ABC transporter substrate-binding protein, whose translation MKRIATAATVLALACGGAAGCGGGSTTGGGATSSGQVGVVVPFLTSPFWQAYNTAVPQQAAAQGVDTLATVNSNSDPSKQLSDIQNLLTQDVKGLVVAPLDSAAIVAGLKAADRSHVPVVAVDVAPDSGKVAMVVRADNRAYGEKACRYLGDAVKSGKVVQIQGDLASVNGRDRSDAFNECMAKNHPGIKVLDLPANWQSDKAAAGLEALYTANPDIKGIYMQAGGVYLAPTLQTLSRHNALVPAGDPRHIVIASNDGVPQELDAIRKGEIDATVSQPADLYAQYGISYIKKAMAGESFKPGPTDHGSTIVTLPGGILEDQLPAPLVTRQNVDDPALWGNRSQ comes from the coding sequence ATGAAGCGCATCGCCACCGCCGCAACGGTCCTCGCTCTCGCCTGCGGCGGCGCCGCAGGCTGCGGCGGCGGCAGCACCACCGGCGGAGGCGCAACCTCCTCCGGGCAGGTCGGCGTGGTAGTGCCGTTTCTGACCTCGCCGTTCTGGCAGGCGTACAACACCGCCGTCCCGCAGCAGGCCGCCGCCCAAGGCGTCGACACCCTCGCGACGGTCAATTCCAACTCCGATCCGAGCAAGCAGCTCTCCGACATCCAGAACCTGCTCACCCAGGACGTCAAGGGACTCGTGGTCGCACCGCTCGACTCCGCGGCGATCGTGGCCGGGTTGAAGGCCGCCGACCGCAGCCACGTGCCGGTGGTCGCGGTCGACGTGGCGCCCGACAGCGGGAAGGTCGCCATGGTGGTTCGCGCGGACAACCGCGCATACGGCGAGAAGGCGTGCAGGTACCTCGGTGACGCCGTGAAGAGCGGCAAGGTGGTACAGATCCAGGGCGACCTGGCCTCGGTCAACGGCCGGGACCGCTCGGATGCGTTCAACGAGTGCATGGCGAAGAACCACCCGGGCATCAAGGTGCTGGACCTCCCCGCGAACTGGCAGTCCGACAAGGCGGCGGCCGGCCTGGAGGCGCTGTACACGGCCAACCCGGACATCAAGGGCATCTACATGCAGGCCGGCGGCGTCTATCTGGCGCCCACGCTGCAGACCCTCAGCCGTCACAACGCCCTGGTCCCGGCCGGGGATCCCAGGCACATCGTCATCGCCTCCAACGACGGCGTCCCTCAGGAGCTCGACGCGATCCGCAAGGGCGAGATCGACGCCACCGTCTCGCAGCCGGCCGACCTCTACGCCCAGTACGGCATCTCCTACATCAAGAAGGCGATGGCGGGCGAGAGCTTCAAGCCGGGCCCGACGGACCACGGCAGCACCATCGTCACGCTGCCCGGCGGAATCCTCGAGGACCAGCTCCCCGCACCGCTGGTGACCAGGCAGAACGTCGACGACCCGGCTCTTTGGGGCAACCGCTCCCAGTAG
- a CDS encoding SDR family NAD(P)-dependent oxidoreductase: MNARRALEFQGLSAIVTGGASGIGLAVAETLAASGAGIAVLDLSPEQAPGHLHAIQADVADTAAVADATAQAVEYLGGLDVLVNNAGIGAQGTVEDNSEEEWHHVLDVNVLGIVRTTRAALPHLRRSAHPAIVNVCSVTATTGLPQRALYSASKGAVLALTLAMAADHLYEGIRVNCVNPGTVDTPWVGRLIAAADDPGAERRALEARQPSGRLVTAQQVASAVAYLAGPSAGATTGTALAVDGGISGLLVRPSASLRPEAPAHREP, translated from the coding sequence ATGAACGCGCGTCGCGCGCTCGAGTTCCAGGGGCTGTCGGCGATCGTCACCGGCGGGGCGTCGGGCATCGGCCTGGCCGTCGCCGAAACCCTGGCCGCGAGCGGTGCCGGCATCGCCGTCCTGGATCTGTCCCCGGAGCAGGCACCCGGGCACCTGCACGCGATCCAGGCCGACGTCGCGGATACCGCAGCGGTGGCCGACGCCACGGCCCAGGCGGTCGAATACCTCGGAGGTCTGGACGTCCTGGTCAACAACGCGGGCATCGGGGCCCAGGGCACCGTCGAGGACAACTCGGAAGAGGAGTGGCATCACGTCCTGGACGTCAATGTGCTCGGAATCGTCCGCACCACCCGGGCGGCCCTGCCCCACCTGCGCCGGTCTGCCCACCCGGCGATCGTCAACGTCTGCTCGGTCACCGCGACGACCGGGCTGCCCCAGCGGGCGCTGTACTCCGCCAGTAAGGGAGCCGTACTCGCGCTGACCCTGGCGATGGCGGCCGACCACCTGTACGAGGGCATCCGCGTCAACTGCGTCAATCCCGGAACCGTCGACACCCCTTGGGTGGGCCGGCTGATCGCGGCGGCCGACGATCCCGGAGCCGAGCGGCGCGCGCTCGAGGCCCGTCAGCCGAGCGGCCGACTGGTGACCGCCCAGCAGGTGGCCAGTGCCGTCGCCTACCTCGCCGGGCCGTCGGCCGGGGCGACCACCGGCACAGCTCTGGCCGTGGACGGCGGGATATCCGGCCTGCTGGTACGACCCTCCGCAAGCCTTCGACCGGAGGCGCCTGCGCACCGCGAACCGTGA
- a CDS encoding enolase C-terminal domain-like protein, whose translation MTQTKTRRATPARITAVDTYDIRFPTSHRLEGSDAMHSDPDYSAAYVIIRTDAANSPEGHGFCFTIGRGNEVEVAAIDALRPLVIGRSLDEIFDDLGGFYGILVGDSQLRWLGPEKGVIHMAVAAVVNAVWDLHAKREGKPLWKLLSDLTPEQIVALLDFRYLTDALTPDEALDILRRALPGKAERESRLHADGYPAYTTSPGWLGYSDDRLAALAGGAVADGFTQIKIKVGGELADDIRRCRITRQVIGPDFRMALDANQRWDVAEAIEWTGRLAEFAPYWIEEPTSPDDILGHAAIRRAVAPVKVATGEHAANRVIFKQLLQAGAIDILQLDACRVGGVNENLAILLLAAKFGIPVCPHAGGLGLCELVQHLAMFDYLAVSGTLQDRTLEYVDHLHEHFADPVVIRKGRYAAPTVPGFGATMRPESRRAYTYPHGSAWDRAPAGDVHPGEASE comes from the coding sequence GTGACGCAGACGAAGACGCGGAGGGCAACCCCGGCGCGGATCACAGCCGTCGACACCTACGACATCCGCTTCCCGACCTCGCATCGGCTCGAGGGCTCGGACGCGATGCACTCCGACCCGGACTACTCCGCGGCGTATGTGATCATCCGCACCGATGCGGCGAACAGCCCGGAAGGACACGGGTTCTGTTTCACCATCGGCCGCGGCAACGAGGTCGAGGTTGCGGCGATCGACGCGCTCCGCCCTCTCGTGATCGGCCGATCTCTGGACGAGATCTTCGACGACCTCGGCGGCTTCTACGGCATCCTGGTCGGCGACAGCCAGCTGCGCTGGCTGGGACCCGAGAAGGGCGTCATTCACATGGCCGTCGCGGCTGTGGTGAACGCGGTCTGGGACCTGCACGCCAAGCGCGAGGGCAAGCCGCTCTGGAAACTACTCTCCGACCTCACGCCCGAGCAGATCGTGGCGCTCCTCGACTTCCGGTACCTCACCGACGCGCTGACCCCTGACGAGGCCCTGGACATCCTGCGCCGTGCCCTGCCCGGCAAGGCCGAGCGCGAGTCCCGGCTCCACGCCGACGGCTACCCCGCCTACACCACCTCCCCCGGCTGGCTCGGCTACTCCGACGACAGGCTCGCAGCGCTGGCCGGCGGGGCCGTCGCCGACGGCTTCACCCAGATCAAGATCAAGGTCGGCGGTGAGCTCGCCGACGACATCCGGCGCTGCCGGATCACCCGCCAGGTGATCGGCCCGGATTTCCGGATGGCCCTGGACGCCAACCAGCGCTGGGACGTGGCGGAGGCCATCGAATGGACAGGCCGTCTTGCCGAGTTCGCCCCGTACTGGATCGAGGAGCCGACCAGCCCGGACGACATCCTCGGGCACGCTGCGATCCGCCGGGCGGTGGCCCCGGTGAAGGTGGCGACCGGGGAGCACGCCGCCAACCGGGTGATCTTCAAACAGCTGCTGCAGGCGGGTGCGATCGACATCCTCCAGCTGGACGCCTGCCGGGTCGGCGGGGTCAACGAGAACCTGGCGATCCTACTGCTCGCCGCGAAGTTCGGCATTCCGGTGTGCCCGCACGCGGGCGGCCTGGGGCTCTGCGAGCTCGTCCAGCACCTGGCGATGTTCGACTACCTCGCGGTCTCCGGCACGCTCCAGGACCGGACCCTGGAGTACGTGGACCATCTCCACGAGCACTTCGCCGATCCGGTGGTGATCAGGAAGGGGCGGTACGCGGCCCCCACCGTGCCCGGGTTCGGCGCGACCATGCGTCCCGAGTCGCGGCGCGCGTACACCTACCCCCACGGTTCCGCCTGGGACCGTGCCCCCGCGGGAGACGTCCACCCGGGGGAGGCGTCCGAATGA
- a CDS encoding FadR/GntR family transcriptional regulator, producing MRRQAAAVTDEAIGKIKEMIVSRALRPGDRLPKEADLAAELGLSRNSLREVVRALSLLNILDVRQGDGTYVSSLEPELLLEAVTFILDFHQDDTVMQAFQVRGILEPTATALAAQCIGDEELADLRALLDGLGEEPSIEELVANDLEIHGKIAAASGIPLLCSLLETISGPTVRARIWRRITQEEALKRTAAEHRSILEALEFHDAETARAWATVHISSVTRWLSGAR from the coding sequence ATCAGGAGGCAAGCTGCGGCGGTCACCGATGAGGCCATCGGAAAGATCAAGGAGATGATCGTCTCCCGGGCCCTGCGGCCTGGGGACCGGCTGCCCAAAGAGGCCGATCTGGCGGCTGAACTCGGTTTGTCGCGCAACTCGTTGCGCGAGGTAGTGCGGGCCCTGTCGCTGCTGAACATCCTTGATGTCCGTCAGGGCGACGGCACGTATGTGAGCAGCCTGGAGCCGGAACTCCTCCTGGAAGCCGTCACCTTCATCCTGGACTTCCACCAGGACGACACGGTGATGCAGGCGTTCCAGGTCCGCGGGATCCTGGAGCCGACGGCGACCGCTCTCGCCGCCCAGTGCATCGGTGACGAGGAGTTGGCGGACCTGCGCGCCCTTCTCGACGGTCTGGGCGAGGAGCCCAGCATCGAGGAGCTGGTGGCCAACGATCTGGAGATCCACGGCAAGATCGCTGCGGCCTCGGGTATTCCGCTGTTGTGCTCCCTGTTGGAGACGATCTCCGGTCCGACGGTTCGGGCCCGGATCTGGCGCCGCATCACCCAGGAGGAGGCCCTGAAGCGGACAGCGGCCGAGCACCGCTCCATCCTGGAGGCCCTGGAGTTCCACGACGCGGAGACCGCACGAGCCTGGGCGACCGTCCATATCTCCAGTGTCACCCGTTGGCTCAGCGGCGCCCGGTGA
- a CDS encoding LacI family DNA-binding transcriptional regulator, producing the protein MPQSTRSSESAPTLAEVARRAGVSTATASRVLNRSARVSAELAARVESAAHDLAYVRRRAPSTRDTGVVAVVVFADPLQYHVDAFHVRLLSGLRRALPGADRELAVFTVPRRSRRAPLVRYLCGGHADGVLLVGPWGDIALARLLHAAGVPVVSLGRPPEPGAVAFVDADNLTGARDAVQRLCASGHRSVATVAGPPDTAVGADRLAGYHQVVRQARPTVRPAVAYGDFSSASGEHAMHRLLDQRPDLDAVFVASDQMAAGALRALRRRGLRVPEDVAVIGFDDAPVAARSRPGLTTVRQPVEELGSRALELLLQNPVRGESVVLPTRLVPRASG; encoded by the coding sequence ATGCCGCAGTCGACCCGCAGTTCCGAATCCGCCCCCACCCTGGCCGAGGTCGCCCGCCGGGCCGGCGTCTCCACGGCGACCGCCTCCCGGGTGCTGAACCGCTCCGCCCGGGTCTCCGCCGAGTTGGCCGCCCGGGTGGAGAGCGCGGCGCACGATCTGGCGTACGTACGGCGCCGGGCCCCCAGCACCCGGGACACCGGGGTGGTGGCCGTCGTGGTCTTCGCCGACCCGCTCCAGTACCACGTGGACGCCTTCCACGTCCGGCTGCTCTCCGGCCTACGGCGAGCACTGCCCGGCGCGGACCGCGAGTTGGCGGTCTTCACGGTGCCCAGGCGCTCGCGCCGGGCGCCGCTGGTGCGCTACCTGTGCGGCGGCCACGCCGACGGTGTCCTGCTGGTCGGCCCGTGGGGGGACATCGCGCTCGCCCGGCTGCTGCACGCTGCCGGGGTGCCCGTGGTGTCCCTGGGCCGCCCGCCGGAGCCGGGCGCGGTGGCCTTCGTGGACGCCGACAACCTCACCGGTGCCCGGGACGCGGTGCAGCGGCTGTGCGCGTCCGGCCACCGGTCGGTCGCGACCGTCGCCGGGCCGCCCGACACCGCCGTCGGCGCGGACCGGTTGGCCGGCTACCACCAGGTGGTGCGCCAGGCCCGCCCGACCGTGCGGCCCGCCGTGGCGTACGGGGACTTCAGCAGCGCCTCCGGCGAGCACGCGATGCACCGGCTCCTCGACCAACGCCCCGATCTCGACGCGGTGTTCGTCGCCTCCGACCAGATGGCTGCCGGGGCGCTCCGGGCGCTGCGGCGGCGTGGTCTCCGGGTGCCCGAGGACGTGGCGGTGATCGGCTTCGACGACGCACCGGTCGCGGCCCGCTCCCGCCCGGGGCTGACCACGGTGCGGCAGCCGGTCGAGGAACTCGGGTCGCGTGCCCTGGAACTGCTGCTGCAGAACCCGGTACGCGGCGAGTCGGTCGTGCTCCCCACCCGGCTGGTCCCCCGCGCCTCGGGCTGA
- a CDS encoding DUF1304 domain-containing protein, giving the protein MSTAAVIAVVALALLHVYILVLEMFLWSTPRARASFGTTGEFAVSTKAMAANQGLYNGFLAAGLFWGALAGDPVGFQVRLFFVSCVAVAGLYGAVSSSRKILFVQTVPALIVLALVLLAH; this is encoded by the coding sequence ATGTCCACTGCGGCCGTGATCGCGGTCGTCGCCCTCGCCCTCCTGCACGTCTACATCCTGGTCCTGGAGATGTTCCTGTGGTCCACGCCGCGGGCACGGGCCTCCTTCGGCACGACGGGGGAGTTCGCGGTCTCGACCAAGGCGATGGCCGCCAACCAGGGCCTGTACAACGGCTTCCTGGCGGCCGGCCTCTTCTGGGGCGCCCTCGCCGGCGACCCGGTCGGATTCCAGGTGCGGCTCTTCTTCGTCTCCTGCGTCGCCGTCGCCGGCCTGTACGGCGCCGTGAGCTCGTCCCGCAAGATCCTCTTCGTGCAGACCGTGCCCGCCCTCATCGTGCTCGCCCTGGTGCTCCTGGCCCACTGA
- a CDS encoding extracellular catalytic domain type 1 short-chain-length polyhydroxyalkanoate depolymerase yields the protein MFRSRSLISRLLGLAAAVGLAAGLSLQAAPRAAAASLTQITNFGTNPTGLVMNLYVPNSVKANPPILLALHGCQGSGPYLYSSTDFASLADRYGFLVIYPSTNPNGSCWDVSSGQALTRNGGSDPVGLMSMITYTEQHYGGNANAVYVTGESSGGMMTNVMLADYPDVFKAGAAFMGVPYHCFYTGSARGWNSACAQGQVSMTPQQWGGLVRGTGDPGYTGPRPRVQLWHGTADTILSHNNLGEEIKQWTDVLGVSQTPSATDTPAANWTRTRYNNSAGTTQVEAYSIAGAGHELPVQGTAMAASAIHFMGLDAGSSGSGTTGALHAVAAGKCLTDANNTTLGTQQQIYACNGGANQTWTHTSSNQLTVTVGGSTLCLDANAHGTSPGTKAIVWSCNGQANQQWQLNPNGTVTGVQSGLCLDVSGLATADGTPVQLWTCSGGTNQQWALG from the coding sequence GTGTTTCGATCCCGCTCCCTCATATCCCGCCTCCTGGGCCTGGCCGCCGCGGTCGGCCTCGCGGCCGGCCTGAGCCTGCAGGCCGCCCCCCGGGCCGCCGCCGCCTCACTGACGCAGATCACGAACTTCGGCACCAATCCGACCGGTCTGGTCATGAACCTGTACGTGCCGAACAGCGTCAAGGCCAACCCCCCGATCCTGCTGGCCCTGCACGGCTGCCAGGGGTCGGGGCCCTACCTGTACTCGAGCACCGACTTCGCGTCGCTGGCCGACCGGTACGGGTTCCTCGTCATCTATCCCTCGACGAACCCCAACGGAAGCTGCTGGGACGTCTCCTCCGGCCAGGCGTTGACCCGCAACGGCGGCAGTGACCCGGTCGGGCTCATGTCGATGATCACCTACACGGAGCAGCACTACGGCGGCAACGCCAACGCCGTGTACGTGACCGGGGAGTCGTCGGGCGGGATGATGACGAACGTGATGCTCGCCGACTACCCCGATGTGTTCAAGGCGGGCGCGGCGTTCATGGGAGTGCCCTACCACTGCTTCTACACCGGCTCCGCACGCGGCTGGAATTCCGCCTGCGCCCAGGGCCAGGTCTCCATGACCCCCCAGCAGTGGGGCGGCCTGGTGCGGGGCACGGGCGATCCCGGCTACACCGGTCCGCGGCCGCGAGTGCAGCTGTGGCACGGAACCGCCGACACGATCCTGAGCCACAACAACCTCGGTGAAGAGATCAAGCAGTGGACCGACGTCCTCGGCGTGAGCCAGACCCCGTCGGCCACGGACACACCCGCGGCCAACTGGACCCGCACCCGGTACAACAACAGCGCCGGCACCACCCAGGTCGAGGCGTACAGCATCGCCGGCGCCGGGCACGAACTGCCGGTACAGGGCACTGCGATGGCCGCCTCGGCCATCCACTTCATGGGCCTGGACGCGGGATCCTCCGGCAGCGGTACGACCGGTGCACTGCACGCGGTGGCCGCGGGCAAGTGTCTGACCGATGCGAACAACACGACGCTGGGCACGCAGCAGCAGATCTACGCCTGCAACGGCGGTGCGAACCAGACCTGGACCCACACCTCGTCGAACCAGCTGACCGTGACCGTGGGCGGCAGCACGCTGTGCCTGGACGCCAACGCGCACGGCACCAGCCCCGGCACCAAGGCGATCGTCTGGTCCTGCAACGGCCAGGCCAACCAGCAGTGGCAGCTGAACCCGAACGGCACCGTCACCGGGGTGCAGTCGGGGCTCTGCCTGGACGTGAGCGGTCTGGCCACCGCCGACGGCACCCCGGTCCAGCTGTGGACCTGCAGCGGCGGCACGAACCAGCAGTGGGCACTGGGGTGA
- a CDS encoding endo-1,4-beta-xylanase → MGGGGAQPGQLRLGARGPVGAVLPAARTGGPRPHDYNIAGQDGTNAKYTAVHDYVEKLRAQGVPIDGIGEQGHLDTQYGFDAQRFQADLQGYGDLGLRVAVTEADVRTSVNNATDQVPTSQLAEFAQPYEFSEMLKGCQLVRQCISFTAWGVYDGDSWIPGTFGGEGYGLLYDVNMRPKPAYFALRQDLAVAADSAHHGGRGSGRK, encoded by the coding sequence GTGGGAGGCGGCGGAGCCCAGCCGGGGCAGCTACGACTGGGCGCCCGCGGACCAGTTGGTGCGGTTCTCCCAGCAGCACGGACAGGCGGTCCGCGGCCACACGACTACAACATCGCCGGCCAGGACGGCACCAACGCGAAGTACACGGCGGTCCACGACTACGTCGAGAAGCTGCGCGCGCAGGGGGTACCCATCGACGGCATCGGCGAGCAGGGGCACCTCGACACCCAGTACGGCTTCGACGCCCAGCGCTTCCAGGCCGACCTGCAGGGCTACGGCGACCTGGGGCTGAGGGTCGCCGTCACCGAGGCGGACGTGCGCACCTCCGTGAACAACGCGACGGACCAGGTCCCCACCAGTCAACTCGCCGAGTTCGCCCAGCCGTACGAGTTCTCCGAGATGCTCAAGGGCTGTCAGCTCGTCCGGCAGTGCATCTCGTTCACGGCCTGGGGCGTGTACGACGGTGACTCCTGGATCCCGGGCACGTTCGGCGGCGAGGGCTACGGCCTGCTCTACGACGTGAACATGCGGCCGAAGCCTGCCTACTTCGCCCTGCGGCAGGACCTGGCCGTGGCCGCGGACTCCGCGCACCATGGCGGCCGGGGCTCCGGGAGGAAGTGA
- a CDS encoding glycoside hydrolase family 9 protein, which yields MPPVLSGRGLPRRAAAVLTGLALAAGGLTATAFAPATATAATATTAADFPVRVNQLGYLPDGPKRATVVSSASAPLTWQLRDASGAQVAAGTTTVHGADQASGQSTHLVDFSAYRGTGSGFTLVVDGRATHPFDISAALYDGLRADSMSFFYQQRSGIAIDAALAGSAYARPAGHLGVAPNKGDTSVPCQAGACDYRLDVRGGWYDAGDQGKYVVNGGIATWELVNSFERARRSGGDAALGDSTLKVPERGNGVPDVLDEARWELEFMLRMQVPADKPLAGMAFHKMHDAQWTALPTRPELDDQQRELHKPSTAATLNLAATAAQCARVYAPYDAAFAARCLDAARRAWAAAKANPNLLAPATDNTGGGAYEDAEVSDEFYWAAAELLATTRESQYRDAVISSPHHTKPVDAFWWGGTATLGRITLATVPGVALPADDVTRLRGLLTSAADAYLSTIAGQGYAVPIAADGYVWGSNSAVANNAMVLGVAYELTGAQRYRTGALETMDYLLGRNALDRSYVSGYGERASENEHHRFWAHQNDASLPHPPAGSFAGGPDAGLEDPVAKAQLAGCAPAACYVDDIGSYSTNEVAINWNASLAWLAAFAAERRTAPSTPAVQVTPAAITVPEGGSATVAVRLSAAPVQNVTVTVTRTSGDTDLSATTPSLLFTPANWATAQQISLSAAQDADTAAGSAVFTVGGPGVQAATFTATEADDDTVPPPASCSVAYKVDNAWSNGFTATVTVKNTGTSTVSGWTLGWSFSGDQRISNAWNATVAQSGAAVTARDAGWNGTLAPGASASLGFQATHSGTNPVPARFTLNGADCA from the coding sequence ATGCCTCCCGTCCTCTCCGGCCGCGGGCTGCCCCGGCGCGCCGCCGCCGTGCTGACCGGCCTGGCCCTGGCCGCCGGCGGGCTGACCGCCACAGCGTTCGCCCCGGCCACCGCCACCGCTGCCACGGCCACCACAGCCGCCGACTTCCCCGTCCGGGTGAACCAGCTGGGCTACCTCCCCGACGGCCCCAAGCGGGCCACCGTGGTCAGCTCCGCGAGCGCTCCGCTCACCTGGCAGCTGCGCGACGCCTCCGGCGCGCAGGTCGCCGCCGGCACCACCACCGTGCACGGCGCCGACCAGGCATCCGGCCAATCGACGCACCTGGTCGACTTCAGCGCGTACAGGGGCACCGGCTCCGGCTTCACCCTGGTCGTGGACGGCCGGGCGACCCACCCGTTCGACATCTCGGCCGCGCTCTACGACGGGCTGCGCGCGGACAGCATGTCGTTCTTCTACCAGCAGCGCAGCGGCATCGCGATCGACGCGGCCCTGGCCGGCAGCGCGTACGCCCGCCCCGCCGGCCACCTCGGGGTGGCCCCGAACAAGGGCGACACCAGTGTGCCCTGCCAGGCCGGGGCGTGCGACTACCGGCTCGACGTACGCGGCGGCTGGTACGACGCCGGCGACCAGGGCAAGTACGTGGTCAACGGCGGCATCGCGACCTGGGAGCTGGTCAACTCCTTCGAGCGGGCCCGCCGCTCGGGCGGCGATGCGGCGCTCGGCGACTCGACGCTGAAGGTGCCCGAGCGCGGCAACGGGGTGCCGGACGTGCTGGACGAGGCCCGCTGGGAGCTGGAGTTCATGCTGCGCATGCAGGTCCCGGCGGACAAGCCGCTCGCCGGGATGGCCTTCCACAAGATGCACGACGCCCAGTGGACCGCTCTGCCGACCCGCCCCGAACTCGACGACCAGCAGCGCGAGTTGCACAAGCCCTCGACCGCCGCCACGCTCAACCTGGCCGCCACCGCCGCCCAGTGCGCCCGCGTGTACGCGCCGTACGACGCCGCGTTCGCCGCCCGCTGCCTGGACGCGGCCCGCCGCGCCTGGGCTGCGGCCAAGGCCAACCCGAACCTCCTCGCCCCGGCTACCGACAACACCGGCGGCGGCGCGTACGAGGACGCCGAGGTCTCCGACGAGTTCTACTGGGCGGCGGCCGAACTCCTCGCCACCACCCGCGAGTCGCAGTACCGGGACGCGGTCATCTCCTCGCCGCACCACACCAAGCCGGTCGACGCGTTCTGGTGGGGCGGCACCGCGACGCTCGGCCGCATCACCCTGGCCACCGTGCCCGGCGTGGCCCTGCCGGCCGACGACGTGACGCGGCTGCGCGGCCTGCTGACCTCGGCCGCCGACGCCTACCTGTCCACCATCGCCGGCCAGGGCTACGCGGTGCCGATCGCCGCCGACGGCTACGTGTGGGGCTCCAACAGTGCGGTGGCCAACAACGCGATGGTGCTGGGCGTCGCCTACGAGCTGACCGGCGCCCAGCGCTACCGGACCGGCGCGCTGGAGACGATGGACTACCTGCTGGGCCGAAACGCCCTGGACCGCTCGTACGTGTCCGGCTACGGCGAGCGCGCCTCCGAGAACGAGCACCACCGTTTCTGGGCGCACCAGAACGACGCCTCGCTGCCGCACCCGCCCGCCGGCTCGTTCGCGGGCGGCCCGGATGCCGGCCTGGAGGACCCGGTGGCGAAGGCCCAACTGGCTGGCTGCGCACCGGCGGCCTGCTATGTCGACGACATCGGCTCGTACTCGACCAACGAGGTGGCGATCAACTGGAACGCCTCGCTGGCCTGGCTGGCCGCGTTCGCCGCCGAGCGGCGGACCGCGCCCTCGACGCCCGCAGTGCAGGTGACACCGGCGGCGATAACCGTCCCCGAGGGCGGCTCCGCGACGGTGGCGGTGCGGCTCTCGGCCGCCCCCGTCCAGAACGTCACGGTGACGGTCACCCGCACCTCGGGCGACACCGACCTGTCGGCGACCACCCCCTCGCTGCTCTTCACCCCGGCCAACTGGGCCACGGCACAGCAGATTTCACTGTCGGCGGCGCAGGACGCCGACACCGCGGCGGGCAGCGCGGTGTTCACAGTCGGCGGCCCGGGCGTTCAGGCGGCGACCTTCACGGCGACCGAAGCGGACGACGACACGGTGCCGCCACCGGCGTCCTGCTCGGTGGCGTACAAGGTCGACAACGCGTGGAGCAACGGATTCACCGCGACGGTGACCGTGAAGAACACCGGCACCTCCACCGTCTCCGGCTGGACGCTCGGCTGGAGCTTCTCCGGTGACCAGCGGATCTCCAACGCCTGGAACGCGACGGTGGCCCAGTCCGGCGCCGCCGTGACCGCGCGCGACGCCGGCTGGAACGGCACCCTGGCCCCCGGGGCGAGTGCGAGCCTCGGGTTCCAGGCGACGCACTCCGGCACCAACCCGGTGCCGGCCCGGTTCACCTTGAACGGCGCCGACTGCGCCTGA